A part of Palaemon carinicauda isolate YSFRI2023 chromosome 8, ASM3689809v2, whole genome shotgun sequence genomic DNA contains:
- the LOC137644786 gene encoding proline-rich protein HaeIII subfamily 1-like, whose product MSEKEQRWKAKSSSARAGELPASRQPGRASRLPPPRADLPPSRQPGRASLLPPAQEGFPPPASPGGPPPSHQPGQARRTSPLPPARAGLPLSRQPGQGSPSPTSPGRPPPYLQPGRASPSRQPGRAPPTLASPGGPPPSRQPGLVSPLPPARAGLPPPSRAGLPPLLSSRAGLPPLPPPRAGLPPPATPGGPLPLLPARAGLPPPDSPGWSPRSRQPGRASPTPTSAGGPPPLPSAHAGFPSPDTMGGPPPSCQPGLAFPLPPALEGLPPSRQPWRASPLPPVLAASPTSASQDGPPPSRQPGRASPWLPPA is encoded by the coding sequence cccgggctggggagctgcccgcttcccgccagcccgggagggcctcccgcCTCCCGCCACCCCGGGCGGACCTtcccccttcccgccagcccgggcgggcctccctcctcccgccagcccaggagggcttcccccctcccgccagcccgggtgggcctcccccctcccaccagcccgggcaggccaGGCGaacctcccccctcccgccagcccgggcagggctccccctctcccgccagcccgggcagggctccccctctcccaccagcccgggcaggcctcccccctacctccagcccgggcgggcctccccctcccgccagcccgggcgggcccctCCCACTcttgccagcccgggcgggcctcccccctcccgacaGCCTGGGCTGGTCTCCCcgctcccgccagcccgggctggcctcccccccccctcccgggcgggcctcccccccctcctgtcatcccgggcgggcctcccccccctcccaccacccagggcgggcctcccccctcccgccacccCGGGTGGGCCCCTCCCACTCttgccagcccgggcaggcctcccccctcccgacagcccgggcTGGTCTCCAcgctcccgccagcccgggcgggcctcccccactcCCACCAGcgcgggcgggcctccccccctcccgtcagcccacGCAGGCTTCCCCTCCCCGGACACcatgggcgggcctcccccctcctgccagccaggGCTGGCcttccccctcccaccagccctggAGGGCCTTCCCCCATCCCGCCAGCcctggcgggcctcccccctccctccagTTTTGGCGGCCTCCCCCACTTCCGCCAGCCAggacgggcctcccccctcccgccagcccgggcgggcctccccctggCTACCACCAGCCTGA